A segment of the Aureliella helgolandensis genome:
TCCTAGAACTTGAGCGAAAAAATATCGAGCTAGAAGCCAAGTTGCGCATTGCGGAAGTCGAGCACAAGGTGGAGCAGCAACTCCGTGGAATGGAAGTAGCCCATCAACAAGAGCGAGTTGAACGGGAAATGCATCAGGCACAGGAAGAGCTCGAAAAGATAAAACAACAGCGAAATGAAATCGATGCGATGCAGGAACACGCCGCCCAGCAGGTTCAGGATGCCAAAGTCATTCGAGAGCATGCAGACCAAAGGTACCGCGAAAGCGAAAGTGGCCAGCAGGAATTACTCCAGGAAGTCACGGAACTCAAGAACGCTAACCACCGATTGCGTGCCGAGCAGGCCGCATTGGAAACAACCTTTACCACCCTGAGTAAGCTTGAACAAGTCAACCGAGAGCTCGAAAGTGAACTCGAACTGTCCCGCAAACGCACTTCGGAGATGGAGCATCGCTTGCGGGCTTTGGAAGCTCTGTTGCAAGAGTCCGAGCAAAAGAGCAAGAAACTCGAACATCTGCAAGAGGAAGGTGCCGCGCTCCACGTAGAAGTCCACGGCAATGCAGCGAACGAGCACGAGCACGAGCACGAGCACGAGCACGACAAGGACAAGGACAAGGACAAGGACTGAGGGAGTAAGCGAGAGCAGGGGAAGAAGGCCGAAGGCAAGTTGCCGCCTCTGCAACCGGTTTCGATTTCAGTTTACTTTTTTCACCTATTGAAGAACGGTCGTATGAGAGAATTTCAGAATAGCAGGCGCGCAGCTTGGACGCTTGGTTTGATGGGTTTGACGATGCTAATGAGTGGGGCAGGGGAGTGCCCGCGAGCCCATGCACAACCAGCGGGCCGAGCTAGCATGGATGCGTACTTAGAGCAGCGTGTCGAAGCACTGGAAGAAAATTGTTTGGCCGGCATCGATACGGATGAGCAGTGGAACGCGGCGCGGCCTGGGCTGGAGTTGCAATTGCGCGAGATGCTGGGACTTGCCCCCTGGCCTGAGCGCACCGAACTGCATCCGACTATTGTTCAGACGCAGCGGCACGAGGGCTTTACGGTTGAGAACCTTCACTTCCAATCGCTTCCTGGGCTCTATGTCGCGGCCAATCTGTACCTGCCTGCCGATACTGAAGCCGGTCCGTTTCCCACCATCCTCTACGTTTGCGGGCATGCCAGCGTCCAAGAAGATGGCGTCCGCATGGGCAATAAGACGGCCTACCATCACCATGGCATCTGGTTTGCGAAACATGGCTACGCGTGCATGATTATCGACACTGTCCAACTTGGTGAATTCGACGGCAAGCACCATGGCACCTATCGGCACGGTCGCTGGTGGTGGAATTCGCGAGGTTACACACCAGCCGGTGTTGAAGCTTGGAATTCGATGCGGGCCCTGGACTACCTCGAGACGCGTCAAGAAGTGGACGCCTCTCGATTTGGGATCACAGGACGCAGTGGTGGCGGCGTCTACTCCTGGTGGACGACCGCTATCGACCCCCGAATCAAAGTGGCGGTACCGGTGGCTGGGATTACTGATGTGCGAAATCATGTGGTGGACGGCTGCATCGAAGGGCATTGCGATTGTATGTACATGGTCAACAACTACGGCTGGGATTTTGCCACGGTTGCTGCATTGGTTGCGCCACGTCCATTGTTGATATCGAACTCGGATCAGGACAGCATTTTTCCGCTCGACGGAGTCATGCGTGTCCACGAAAAAACGGCAAAAATCTACAAATTATTGCAGGCCGAAGAGTCCTTGGGGATCCACATTACCGAGGGGCCTCATAAGGATACACAAATGTTGCGAGTCGGCGCATTTGCCTGGTTTGAAAAGCACTTCAAAAAGTCGGTTGCAGAATTCGATTCGCGAGCACCGAAGGCACTTGAACCAGCCGAGCTGAGAGTCTTCACCGATGGACTTCCTAGCAATGAACGCGTCACCACGGTCGACGAGTGGTTTGTACCGCAAGTAGTCGATCAAGCGATTACCGATGGTGGAACGACGTCCGAAGCTCGCGAACCAGGCTGGCAAGATAGGCTGTCCAAAGTGCCTGGCGCGATTCGCGACGTGGAAGGATTTTCAATTACCAGTGCCGAACAAACCGAGATGAAGTCCATCGCGGGAGTGGAACTCCACAAGCTGGTCCTCGACACGGCATCGGCCCTAAAGAGTTACGCAATTCTTGCTTTACCAGCCAAGTCACCGACCACGGAAGCACGGTTATGCGTCGGATCAACGCGCGACAGTTCTGCCTCGGGCGACTCGCAGAGTGCGCATCGGGTCGAGTTCGTGCTCGAGGGTGAAGTCGTCACCTTTGATGCGTCATCGGGTCAGTTTGAAGATGCAGAACGAGTAGCAAGTTTAGTTTCTGAGGGTCAAACCAACGTTCTCTTCCTAATGTTGCAAGGGACGGGCGATTCGGCCTGGCATGAAAACGAGCGTGAAACCACGCATCTCAAACGCAGAATTTTTCTGGTTGGCCAATCACTGGATGCGATTCGTGCGTCTGAGATCCGCGGCGTCTTGCGACTGCTGGAGGCTGGTGAGCTGGCCAATTTGAAACCAGCAACGGTGCGACTTGAGGCCTCGGGCCCAGCGACTTGCTTGGCAATGTTGGCGGTGTTGGATTTTCCGGAAGTAGGCTTGGTACTGCACGCGGTCCCAGCCGATCTAGCAGAACAACCCATTCTGCTGGGTCTGTCCAAGGTCACCAACATTCCTCAACTGCTACGACTCGCCTCAGCAAGCGGTCGGACTATCAGCTTGCGCGAGAGTTCCACGGAAGTTGCCGAGTAACCAATCAAGATGTGGTTTACCGCTCGCAACAAAATCTCGACAGCGTTTCGCTTAAAGCATCGCCTGGGAATCTCGGGAAATCGACGACCGCCAAGAGGACGAGGTGCACTTTCCTCCTCTAAGCTGTTCGTCGGTTCGTTTCTCCTGTTGACGCTGGCCGGTACGGTGGGACTGAAAGTTATACCAGGGCTCTACCAGGAGCAATCCTTGACGTGGCACGAAGCGGCCTTTACCGCTACGAGCGCAGTCTGCGTTACGGGATTGATCGTGGTCGATACTGCGACTTATTTCACCTGGGAGGGGCAGGCCTTTTTGCTACTACTGATCCAGCTGGGAGGTCTCGGAATGTTGACCCTCACCAGCATGGTGATCACCGCCCTGGGTGGCCGCCCCTCGTTGCGAGCGGAATCGGCAACCGCGACCGTGCGGCCAGCCATGCCGTACATTCCGCCACGCAAATTGATTATTAGCGTTGTCAAATTCACAATTCTTTTTGAGGCCATCGGTGCCATCCTGCTGTATGCAATTTGGTCGCCTCAAATGGGCTGGAGTGAGGCGATCTGGCCGGCGGTCTTCCACTCGGTGAGCGCCTTTTGCAACGCGGGCTTTTCTACGAACTCTAACTCACTCGTCGATTTCCAGCACTCGCCAGCAACCCTGCTGGCAATCTCCTTCCTGGTCGTGACGGGTGGTCTAGGGTTTGTCACGATGGAAGAGTTTTCTGAGCGATTATGGCGCAAGAAACGTGCGCGGCGTCTGAGTGTTCACACCAGTTTGGTAATTGTCACCACCATCGTGTTGTTGCTCGGGGGCTGGTTCCTATTTGCGTTGTTTGAATGGCGGGGCTGCATGGCTAGCATGCCACTGGTCGATAAACTCAGCAATTCGTTGTTCATGAGCGTTACATCCCGAACGGCGGGATTCAATTCGATTGACTATGGGGCAGCATCGGATAGTAGCAACTTCCTGACGATTCTGTTGATGATGATCGGCGGCTCTCCGGGTTCAACAGCTGGTGGAATGAAAACGACAACCTTCGCGCTGCTGGGGCTAGTCGCCTGGTCCCGTCTCCGTTCGCGACCAACGGTGACTTTTGCCGATCGCTCGATTCCTGAAGAAACCATTCAGCATTCGGTTGGATTGACTGTGATCTATACGGCAATTGTCATGATCGGCATTTTGTTGATAACGTCCATTGGAGATCTGCTGGGGGATCATGGAACATTGTTGCCTAGAATGTTTGAAGTGGTCAGCGCGTTCAATACCGTTGGCCTCTCAATGGGCCTTACCGATACGCTCTCCCCGATTTCACGATGGATCCTTATTGGACTCATGTTCGTGGGGCGAACCGGGCCTTTAGCAGTTGCAGCAGCGTTGGTGGTGCGTCGAGCCGGCAACACCACATACCGCCTGGCTTATGAAGATGTCAACGTGGGTTAACCCAGGAAAGAAGATCTAATGCGACGTTTCGTAGTTGTCGGACTGGGCAATTTCGGTTTTACCGTTGCCCAAACTCTAGCCGACAAGGGACATGATGTGATTGCGCTCGATACCCAAGGAACATTGGTAGACCGCATCTCAGCATACGTATCTCGAGCAGCGGTTGGTGATGCCACAGATATTGACACTCTTCGTCGCATTGGAGCACACGAGGCCGACGCTGCCATCATCTCAACCGGCAGCGATATCACCTCCAGTATCCTGGCCTCGATGGCCATGCATGATCTGGAGGTTAAAGATCTGTATGTCAAAGTGATCTCCAACGACCATGCGCGTGTGATCCAACGGATCGGCGTAACCGAAATTGTCTTCCCAGAACGAGATTCGGCGATAGGATTAGCAACTCGCATCACGGGATCAGCACTGCTCAATTACGTCAGCCTCGGTAGAGGGTTTAGCATTCAAGAGATGGCCGTTCCCAGCGTGTGGCATGGAAAATCTATTCGCGAATTGAGCTTACGGCAGGAGTACAACGTTTCGATCGTCGCTTTACATGATGTCTTGACAGACACCATCCATCCCAACCCCGATCCCAATCATCCCTTGAAAGACTCGGACACCCTCCTGGTTGCTGGAAGCGACGAAGCGCTCTCCAGGGCAGCCAAGCTCAAGTAATCAACCGGGCTTCCGCCTATAGACTAGAGAGCTCTCACTCCCCCGCTTCCTCCGAGAGGGGGTCGGACGCTGTTTTGGTAAGGGACATCGTATAAGCCACCAAGTCCACTAGTTGGTCGGCAGTCATTTGCCGCTGTAGGTCTTGAGGCATTAAGGAGGTCGTCTGCTTCTTGAAGTCTTCAATCGACTCCTTAACAACTTTTTTGTCGATTCCCTCAGCAGTGCGTAAGGTCATGGCGGCAGCGGTGTCACTCACCAACAGCCCCGTGACGGTCGAACCATCATCGGTCAGTAGCGTGTAGGTTTCATAGTTGTGACTGATGGCGGCACTTGGATCGAGGATGGCTACGAACATGGCGTCGCGAGAGAGTTTGCTACCAATTTCGGATAGGTCAGGGCCGACATCCTTTCCTTCACCGCGAACCTTATGACAGGCGATGCAGGTTCCTTGCGTGCGAAATACCACCGCTCCCGCAGCTATATCTCCAGTGCGCTTCACCAACTCCGATAGAGGAGGAAGCGGTTGACTGTCTGCTGTTGCCGGAAGCTCAAGGTACTTCGCCGCTTCGGCCTCGATGCGTGCGTCACCGGAGCCCAACAGCGCGTTGGCTGCCGCAAATTTCAAATCGTCCGGAAGCTTGCTGGAAGCCACCAACTTCAGTAGGGCCTTCTGCCCGTCTGCTCGGCGTCCGACAGCGACGAGGCAAGCGGTGCGGACTGCCACCGGAAGCTTGCGATCATCTAACGACGGAAGCAACCAATTCACCGTGTGTTCGCCCGCCACATGTCCCAGTAGAGTCGCCGCCGCCAATGCATCCGGGTCGTCCGCAGTTAAGCGTGCCCGGAGGAGGTTGAGTTGCCCAAGCTTTCCAAGCACTCCAGCTCCGCGAACTCCCGTAGATTCGTCAGCATGCTGCAACACAAAGCTCACCAGTTCACCGGAAAAATCCGTGATCTTGAATCGCTCGATGAGCTCAAAGTATTGGTCCGTCCCCGGTTGAGCGCGTAGGTACCGCATCAACGCAGCCTTAGCCTTGACTGAGCTATCCAGATCAAATTCATCGAGACGCAATAGCGTTTCAACGATCAGTTTGTCCTTGGAGTTCAACGCAGGAGGCTCGTCCGACAACAAGGGCCCCGCGAGTGTAGCGACTAGACATAGGCTCAGAAGGCTGAAACGGAACATAGGCAGGTCAAAGCTCGAAAGAGGTTGGGATGTTGTTGTCGGGATTCGGGAGATAAGGAGGACGTTGGTTTACCCAAAGTCGTCGTTCGAATCCCAACAAGGCATCAGGAGGAATGAATGGAATGGAGCCGTGTTGGCATTTGCAAGTTGCTAACCTGTCCCCTTGCGATCGATCAAGAAAGAAGTTGCAGGTGCGCGATCACCAGCGGGAAACTACCGATTGAAGCTTGCTTGCTGGGAGTGGAATCATGAGGTCTCAATGCTATGCCGAAGTTCAATCGGCTTGAAGTGCAATTGCTCCAGTGTTGTCTAGGTAGCGGGAAGGGCTGTGAGTGGTGTTGATGTTACTGGGGAGACGGTGCCTCGAATCGCTCTGTAGCCACGGCAACTCTGCCTTGCTCACGCGGCGGGTTACGATTTCAATGGTCAAAGTTCAGTCGTATTGAGGTGCAGGTGCTCCTGTGGTGGGCATGAGACGGGAGAGGCTGTGAATGGTGTTAGTCTTACTGGGGAGGCAGTGCCTCGAATCGCTCTGTAGCCACGGCAACTCTGCCTTGCTCACGCGGCGGGTTACGTTTTCAATGGTCGAAGTTCAGTCGTATTGAGGTGCAGGTGCTCCTGTGGTGGGCAGGAGACGGGAGAGGCTGTGAATGGTGTTAGTCTTACTGGGGAGGCAGTGCCTCGAATCGCTCTGTAGCCACGGCAACTCTGCCTTGCTCACCGGCGGGTTACGTTTTCAATTGGTCGAAGTTCAGTCGTATTGAGGTGCAGGTGCTCCTGTGGTGCGCAGGAGACGGGAGAGGCTGTGAATGGTGTTAATCTTACTGGGGAGGCAGTGCTTCGAATCGCTCTGTAGCCACGGCAACTCTACCTTGCTCACGCGGCGGGTTACGATTTCAATGGTCAAAGTTCAGTCGTATTGAGGTGCAGGTGCTCCTGTGGTGGGCATGAGACGGGAGAGGCTGTGAATGGTGTTAGTCTCACTGGGGAGGCAGTGCCTCGAATCGCTCTGTAGCCACGGCAACTCTGCCTTGCTCACGCGGCGGGTTACGATTTCAATGGTCAAAGTTCAGTCGGCTTGAGGTGCAGGTGCTCCTGTGGTGGGCATGAGACGGGAGAGGCTGTGAATGGTGTTAGTCTTACTGGGGAGGCAGTGCCTCGAATCGCTCTGTAGCTACGGCAACTCTGCCTTGCTCACGCGGCGGGTTACGATTTCAATGGTCAAAGTTCAGTCGGCTTGAGGTGCAGGTGCTCCTGTGGTGGGCATGAGACGGGAGAGGCTGTGAATGGTGTTAGTCTTACTGGGGAGGCAGTGCCTCGAATCGCTCTGTAGCTACGGCAACTCTGCCTTGCTCACGCGGCGGGTTACGATTTCAATGGTCAAAGTTCAGTCGTATTGAGGTGCAGGTGCTCCTGTGGTGGGCATGAGACGGGAGAGGCTGTGAATGGTGTTAGTCTTACTGGGGAGGCAGTGCCTCGAATCGCTCTGTAGCCACGGCAATTCTGCCTTGCTCACGCGGCGGGTTACGATTTCAATTGGTCGAAGTTCAGTCGTATTGAGGTGCAGGTGCTCCTGCGGTGGGCGCGTAGCAGGTTACGGATTGGGCGGGTCGGTGCTGCGCGACGGGTTACGGTTGGCGTGATTCAGATCTCGCGACAAAGGTGGATGCTGGCAGAGCCAAGTGCTTTCCTTAGAAGCCGAGTAGACTCTTCAGGGCGGCATCTTTTTCGGGACCTTGATGGAAGTCGAAGGCGCGCATGAAGTGATCTTGCTGGCTCGACGGAAGCTCTGGATCCTCGAGGATCTTGGCGAGATACGTTGAAGCCTGGTCGGCTCGACTGCGCCACACGATCTCCCTGCCGGCTGGAGTATTCCATGCATCTCCCACTTTGTCCAACCAGGCGGCGAAGCACTGATTAGCCTGACTTCGTTCGCCAATTCCCAATGCTTCCAGGTACCAGCGGTCTTTTCCATCGTACTGGCTAGCCAATTCGGCCCACAGAGATGCAGCGTCTGAAGACGAGCTGTCTC
Coding sequences within it:
- a CDS encoding alpha/beta hydrolase family protein; its protein translation is MDAYLEQRVEALEENCLAGIDTDEQWNAARPGLELQLREMLGLAPWPERTELHPTIVQTQRHEGFTVENLHFQSLPGLYVAANLYLPADTEAGPFPTILYVCGHASVQEDGVRMGNKTAYHHHGIWFAKHGYACMIIDTVQLGEFDGKHHGTYRHGRWWWNSRGYTPAGVEAWNSMRALDYLETRQEVDASRFGITGRSGGGVYSWWTTAIDPRIKVAVPVAGITDVRNHVVDGCIEGHCDCMYMVNNYGWDFATVAALVAPRPLLISNSDQDSIFPLDGVMRVHEKTAKIYKLLQAEESLGIHITEGPHKDTQMLRVGAFAWFEKHFKKSVAEFDSRAPKALEPAELRVFTDGLPSNERVTTVDEWFVPQVVDQAITDGGTTSEAREPGWQDRLSKVPGAIRDVEGFSITSAEQTEMKSIAGVELHKLVLDTASALKSYAILALPAKSPTTEARLCVGSTRDSSASGDSQSAHRVEFVLEGEVVTFDASSGQFEDAERVASLVSEGQTNVLFLMLQGTGDSAWHENERETTHLKRRIFLVGQSLDAIRASEIRGVLRLLEAGELANLKPATVRLEASGPATCLAMLAVLDFPEVGLVLHAVPADLAEQPILLGLSKVTNIPQLLRLASASGRTISLRESSTEVAE
- a CDS encoding TrkH family potassium uptake protein, producing MWFTARNKISTAFRLKHRLGISGNRRPPRGRGALSSSKLFVGSFLLLTLAGTVGLKVIPGLYQEQSLTWHEAAFTATSAVCVTGLIVVDTATYFTWEGQAFLLLLIQLGGLGMLTLTSMVITALGGRPSLRAESATATVRPAMPYIPPRKLIISVVKFTILFEAIGAILLYAIWSPQMGWSEAIWPAVFHSVSAFCNAGFSTNSNSLVDFQHSPATLLAISFLVVTGGLGFVTMEEFSERLWRKKRARRLSVHTSLVIVTTIVLLLGGWFLFALFEWRGCMASMPLVDKLSNSLFMSVTSRTAGFNSIDYGAASDSSNFLTILLMMIGGSPGSTAGGMKTTTFALLGLVAWSRLRSRPTVTFADRSIPEETIQHSVGLTVIYTAIVMIGILLITSIGDLLGDHGTLLPRMFEVVSAFNTVGLSMGLTDTLSPISRWILIGLMFVGRTGPLAVAAALVVRRAGNTTYRLAYEDVNVG
- a CDS encoding potassium channel family protein, with the translated sequence MRRFVVVGLGNFGFTVAQTLADKGHDVIALDTQGTLVDRISAYVSRAAVGDATDIDTLRRIGAHEADAAIISTGSDITSSILASMAMHDLEVKDLYVKVISNDHARVIQRIGVTEIVFPERDSAIGLATRITGSALLNYVSLGRGFSIQEMAVPSVWHGKSIRELSLRQEYNVSIVALHDVLTDTIHPNPDPNHPLKDSDTLLVAGSDEALSRAAKLK
- a CDS encoding c-type cytochrome, producing MFRFSLLSLCLVATLAGPLLSDEPPALNSKDKLIVETLLRLDEFDLDSSVKAKAALMRYLRAQPGTDQYFELIERFKITDFSGELVSFVLQHADESTGVRGAGVLGKLGQLNLLRARLTADDPDALAAATLLGHVAGEHTVNWLLPSLDDRKLPVAVRTACLVAVGRRADGQKALLKLVASSKLPDDLKFAAANALLGSGDARIEAEAAKYLELPATADSQPLPPLSELVKRTGDIAAGAVVFRTQGTCIACHKVRGEGKDVGPDLSEIGSKLSRDAMFVAILDPSAAISHNYETYTLLTDDGSTVTGLLVSDTAAAMTLRTAEGIDKKVVKESIEDFKKQTTSLMPQDLQRQMTADQLVDLVAYTMSLTKTASDPLSEEAGE